The nucleotide window GGCATTTATGGACTAGAAATATACTTTCATTTTATATCATATTGCCTGACAATAACGTGTTCTCAGAGTccatatatatcatcaattcTGTAGCCTTTTCTATTGCAAGGCCTGGCCCAAACCTAATAGACCCGGATTATCAACCTATAATGGGCCTTAGCTAGCCTTCAAAGTCCATACCATTGCAGCCCATTCTGCGAGAAAATGTTGTCAGAGATTTATGGATCGAAAATGCTTTGTAGTCATAATTTTCGCATCCATCAATGTACATAATTTAGGTGGCATGCCAACTCAGCGTGCCACCTAAATTAAAaggaataaataaaaaatgacaatcaatttttctctattttttctcaTATCTCTCTTCTCatggttttcttttttgtcattttcatttctctttcttctctatcttctctctctctcttctctattttctctttgCTGCAAAATCCACGACCAAAAATGGAGTAGTGATTTCGTTTTAAGTTTTGTGAGGTTCGTTTACGATTTCGCGTTGGTGGATTGCAGGTGGAACTAGCGTTGGAGGCGTTCTAGATCTAGACTAGTGATGGAGATCGGTGTGGTGGTGATAGCCACGTGGGAGAGAGATGGGGATGGATCTGAAGACTTTGAGGAAGTGTGGGGGTTTTAACGACTTCGGTGGCGGAGTGCAACGTGGTGGAAAGAACGTTtcttggacctgttgattcgacacacgaataccagaaacaagtctacttaaatatgttttcgacacacgaataccaaaTTTAAGACTTTAATACTTTGTTGATTTTggcgaataccaaagaattggaaaatgacactcgtctcttaatttttattcaactcaaagctgaaattcctcaatgagggttacaaTCTTAAATAGCAAAGTGTAATAAGCCCCTGCCAAGCTTAATAAGTCACCAATGTCAAGTTTAATCGCAAGtgtcttattacattgacaatgtaacatttacatataaattataataaatccttgtcaaactaaataagccaGCATTGTCAAGTTTACTCatcagtggcttattacattgataacgtaattaattacattcaaagtgtaataagaAGGCAATGCATAAGAttccataaaaaaattcatttaaaattaatttcaatcaaTACCAGTGGGTTCACAATGACATTATTAAAACATCCATGAAAACTCAAACCAAGATCTCAAATATCTATGAAAACTTAAACCAAAATCTCAAATACCCATGAAAATCCATACAAAACTAAAACTGAAATCTCAAATTTCCATGAAAACTCAAACAAAACCCAAACCGAAATTTCAAATACCCATCAAAGTCGGGTCATCAATGGGTCTCCATTAGCTGATGGTTGTTTCGGTTGACGAAAGGTTGGACTAAATGCTTTTTAAATAGAGGAGTCTATTAGTGGTGTCGGGTTGCCAAATCGACACCAGAATCAGTTATATCGGGACTTTTTGTCTGTCATAAATGCCCGCTTGGCAAAAGTAAGGTGGGGTCCAAGTGCTTATCTGGACAAAGGGTATCATTAGCAGCCGCCAATGATTGCTCTTTTCCACCCGTCAAGTTGACATCGAAGCAAGGCATAATCAATAACATCGCATTGACTTTCCATGCTTTTGTCTCAGCGTTCACATAACAGAGAGATCCCATGAGTCTTTTGTACTCGAGAGTCTAGAATTTTCTTGtccaataaataataataataataattttttgtataattataattacaaaTATCTCAATTAAGGTACGAGGGAGAGGTACGcaatcagaagaaaaaaacGAAAGACAGATTGGGTGCAATCATATAACTGGACCCGCTCACATGTCATTCTTACGCGATCCCCCGTAACCAAAAACACGCTTTAAAAACAACAAACCCCCTCCCGCCTAGCAAAGCGTCCAAGCCGCCTCTATCTCTTCAATGTCGAAACAGCCAACCCCGTCGCCGTGTCCTCTTTACAAGCAGCGATCCTGGACGCCTGACACCGAACGAGAAGAGGCTTGGTTACGGCGCAAGGGAAATCGCCCAATCACGCCCGTCAGTCGCAGCAAGAGCTTGACAGATGAGGATTTGCAGGAGCTCAAAGGCTGTATCGAGCTAGGTTTCGGATTCGGACATGATTCTCCCGATTTAGATCCGAGATTGTCTGATGCTCTCCCTGCTTTGAGCCTTTACTGTGCCGTTAACAAGCAGTACAACAACGTATTAAATTTAACGAGATCGTCGTCGCTGTCGTCGACGAGCTCTGATGGTAGCATAATTGATCCAGGTAGATTTTGAAACTCATGCACGATTTTTCGTTGCTTGATCGTGAAAATTGAGATCTGAgtgttgttgtttgtttgtttgtttgtagaCGATGATCCGGAGATGGTGAAGACGCGGTTGAGGCAGTGGGCCCAGGCGGTGGCTTGCTCTGTGAAGCAGTTTTCAGGGGAACCAAGTTGAATATGTTCATTAAGCATCCAAACGCCGCCGTTTAAGCAAAATTGGTGTACAGTTTCTTCGTCCCCGACTAGAGATATATAGATTGGTTATTAGTTCAtgctttcttttatttattaccTTCTtggatcttcttttttttcttaatttgttttttatattgggggatgaaaaagaaaattttaaaaaatggggTGATGATTTTCTGATCTTTGAATATAAATGAATTGCGAACACacaatttgaaagaaaagaaTTGATGGTGAATTTCACTGTTATTGGAGATAACCATGTGACCAAGCCGCCATTGGAGAGATGGTAAAACTTGAGAACAATATCTACACAACTTCCACACGCATAATGAAAGTGGTGAGCTCCTTCTAAAGGAATATGCAAAAACAAGAAGGTATATTCACCCCAGccagaacaacaacaacaaaaataggTGGGTATTGATGTAGCATGAGATTATTGAACGTATAAAATCAAATATACAAGGGTCAAATATAACTTTTTCACAAACTTAAATTGATCAACAAATTAAGAATATGGGGAAATCAACTCTCGCTCTCAAGTGGCTTTTATTTAAGATCAAACTTcaataacaaaaattatttaCCTTAATGAGAGTTACAATGTTAAATAGTAAATATAAATCAAATCCTAAATCATTCTTAACaggaaacaaataattaaaagtaaataaataaaattactcctaataaaaaaatatacttgactcttaaaaaataaaactaattgaTTCATAAATAATACATTTTCTAAgataccaaattttttttttcaatttgcatCATTATCCAATTTGTTGAAGAAAACTCTACCTCTAATTTTGAAGAATTGTAATAGGAAACCTCTTGACTTTTTGATCACCATCGTTATACATTTCTAACTTCTAAACTCCAATATTGCATTTCCAAAAACattatgatttaacatgatttttgggaAAGAACTGGAGCTAAGAATTGGAGACTCTATTTTGGTTGAGTGAAGATTAAGttaggcctagtttggtaaagcatttTCAATGTAGCAGATAtaccagtagaaatggtggtagtagaaatgttagacaattttaatagcagataTGTTGCTTGAATGCTttgatagtgtttggttgaacttttactggtaacatttattctgtgtagcatattgtgataaattacgtgcaagggTATTATTTGTAATAGCGAAATATAGTTGTatccaaatataaaaattaatttataaaattaataataaattaacataaaattaatataataataaattaatatgataCAACTATTAATATCACTACAGATCAAATTGGAATTTctccatttatttattatatagaATTTCTCACCAACAGTTTGATCCAATAGCGGGGCCAAAGAAATGATCAATAGCCAGTTTCATCCAATAACGACatatgagggtataaatggaataagcATAAATTGATAGGGACAAAATAGAGAAAAGCTGGTGAAATATTGTAAAATTGTACAAATTTGTAGCATTTGagaagtagtataaatgctactcaaAAATCTATTGGAATATGTGCccaaaaattgttgtttggatggCAATcaacatttatactagcaagtagtataaatgctggtaGAAAATGTGTTCCAAACGGAGCCTTAGTCTTGGAATTCAAAAGGGTGAGAGATAAgtgccaatttcaaaagtcaaaattaaaatctttctccttaaataataaaaagatttGAGAGGGGTATTGTTTATACCGAAAGTGACCTCCAGTCACCTGATGACACGAAGCAGCATGGGATCCACCAATTGCCATTCTCATCCAATCACTAGTGAGCATGTGGTAAAGGCAAGGAGATTTTACACTAttgatttgttcattttgcagaaAATCTGAGTATATTTAATCTGAAATCTAGGAATCAATAGCTAGAAATCAGGATTGTCTAAAGGGGCTATGTTCGAAAGATTAAAATCTAGGGATTTATtggtaaaattattttattctattttaaaaTAGTTTGTTGCTGAAGACCGAGATTTTAATTGGATAAGCATAGAAGAAGCTCAAAAGATTTGGGAGTTTGTAGCCTATACATTCCTAATTTGTCTCAGACTTTCTTCAACAATTGCACGATAACAGGAGACCATAACTATTTTCGTCTTGCACTTTGAAGATCAAGCCACCTTCTCATGTTCAATTCATTAATAGAAATCAAGAATAATCGTCAGCCTATTTCTCTCAACAACCAGCATGATGCCAACATTATAGGGGAGTGGAACGAGCTGCGTTTGTTTAGTGCTCCAACAACCTCCATGAAGAGATCACGACTTGGGACCTCCACCATCATCCCCATCACTTTGACGATGTTGCGATTATAAAGAGATTTGACCTAGCAACTCAGGCAACAAGCAACCGAGCAGTTTCCCATGATCTGTCATGACATAACATGTCAATATCATGCCAAGAAAACACGAGATACAGAGCACCATGAAGACTATACGAAGAAGAAGCCAGATTCACAAATACCTCACGTCAAACACAGACTCTACATCTACAACTTTACTGATTTCTTAACATGATTTTAGTCAATTATCTTTAGCACATTTATTTACTTATCAAGCCTCCTTAACTGTAGCATCCACGACTGTGtttattttagcttgtaaacCATGTTTTTCTATACATCTCAGGGTGTGTATTCCCAATGAAAATCTCATTGCATTACAACAatgtgttattttcattttgttcaTTAGAAGCACTCTCATTCTATTGTTAGTCTTCTATCTCTAGCTTTCTCATTTGATACTGGGTAAATTCCCACGAACCATCAGTTTTGTCTTCTTGAACTACACCCAACTCGTTCGGGAATAGGTTATGTTGGTGTGCAAATTTTCATATTAATAATATCTTTAAACTGACAGCAAATTCTAACATGCTTGCAACACACATCACATTTTAGGATCACTCACTATTGCTCCCGCGAGACATAAATGGAACTTCTCCTGTCCGGCTCAGAAGAAGACCAACAATTTTATAGAAGAAGACCACAACAATTTTATGGCATGATAAACATTGCATAATATTAAacaacaattttattttataacttTTTCTTGTGTTATTTAACTTGTTCCAGCtattttaccttctttttgGGCAAATTATTGTCGTGGAGTCAAAGTTGTGGACTTCTtgttattggtatctttatattcaaaagaaggaaaaaacacGTGGCAAAAATGAccgttttaaaaatattaatgattAAACAAAATcgaattgaataaaataaataaattaataaaaataatttgacgataaaatcaaacatttttttgtgTGAATTTTTCCATGGGTTTTGCCCACTTGTGAATTGTCGTCTAATCTAAAGATTATTTTCCCTCCCTAATATCTTTCCTTTTGGATTTTTGTTGTCTCACATCAGTTGGTCTTGTGCCAATCAAGTGGTTTATATGGATAAAGTTCACCTTTAACATGCAACAAGATCTTTTTCTAAGGTTGAATGAGTTGAACCTAGTCCACTTGCTTGGGCATAAGAAGAAACAAAGTTATGCGGGCACGATGTATCAatgggaaccggacaacccaaaacggataatattattgatttgtATGGGGGTGTGAATTTACAATACGATATCAGAGCAATTCGATCCAGTTGGACAATTTGTTGGGTCTGGGGGagtgttgtcccacatcggttggccTTATGCCAATCAAGTGACCGGTTTATATAGACAAAGCTCACCCTCAACATGCAACAAGGCTTGAGTGAGTTTGGTCTAGCCTATTTGCTTGggtctaaggagaaacaaagccgtgcgagCCCGATGTCTCCACGGGAATCGGATAatccaaagcgaacaatattgttggtgtagatgggggtgtgaatttataataatttttaaaataaaaaacacccAAAACCACTACGTTCCCTCTGtttttgagaatgatgatgaACCCGTCTCTTTAAAGCTCAAATTACTCGTCGTAACTGCTTGAAAATTCAAAGTCTCttgcttttgttttgttgttttcttcccCTTGTCAGTTGCAGTTGCagacaaagagagaaaccaACAACCCCAAAAAATCCCAAGACGGTAATCCTGAGACACTTGAGAGGTTTTGATAGATGGGTATTGTTGCAAATATGCAAGGATCGAGAGCTGTCACGACCCAAGAAGGTTTGCATGTATGGGATGGCGTGTCTCAGGGTAACAAGGGGAAATGGTCAAATTTCATGCCTATTAATATGTAGCTCTAGTGGTAATAGCTAAGACTGCTTTCTCGGCAAGCTTGTTTtttgtcccaaacaaaaatcaaatttaaaagaCACAAAAATTGTGAACCATTGTATATGAATCCGAAATGTCTCATGTCAATTTTATTatgaaattgatttttgtttgagacaaaaaaaagtaTTGTAGGATTTGTAAACACGATCAAAATACATTcatgattttatcttattttaaaaaaaaaaattaaaggccTTAAATTTATTAGGATCTTGTGATATTGTATATTAAATTTCGTTGCATTCCGACTTCATTTACTAGGTCAAATTCTTTGTATCCATTTGGTGCGCAAATTTTTATTCATGATACtgtatttgtgattcttgattgtTTGGTGACTTGGCATTCACTACATATTTTATTACATATTGCACTTGATTAAAATTTGAtgaggataatcattagagccCAAATTTATTTGCTAAGTGAATTATTAGTGATTATTGTTTAAAATTGTCAAAAGAGGTTCAAAGTGAGATTTGAGGATACAACTCACCCTCTCTTTTGTTAAGCACCATTCTTCACTATCAACTTTAAAAGAGACAAAATAGTACAAAGAAAGCCAACCAAATCTAAATAGTTGTAGTCTTCTAGAAGTTGTCCTTATTATGATCTAgatatctttctttattttttttttcaaaaaacaaaccaGATAATCatctcatttttttaaaaaaaaaattcaaaaccagaAAGGAACCCAAATGAAATGTCTGTTTAATACTTAaaaaattgtacaattaaatCCCACCGCCTAATTGCAGCGCGTGATTCTTACTCCAACAAATATACCCGCTAGATCTTGGTAGCGTTGACCAAACAAAAGATCTGAAAATTCTACAACCAGGAAAAATATCTGGTTGACGTTGACGGAAGATATTATAGCCATGCCGACGTGGCAATCAGCTGATGTGAAACTGTGAATGACACGTTTAATAAATATATGAAGGAGTAGTGTTACTAGTAAAAAGACTTGTTGAGATTGTTtgtattttgtctttttattgaCATGTTAGAAACTTTACAgagacatttatatatatatacacaagttATATGACCGTTGAACTAACGGTAACATTGTAACAATTATAGAGAAAGGTTTGCTTTGACCATTGAACTAACGGTAACATTGTAATAATTATAGAGCAATGGTTGTACATCAGAGATAGACTAAGTAGATAGAGATACGTGTCATGAGAGCTTGGACTTGTCATTGTCTGAGTTAGGTTTGCTTTGACCATTGGTTTTTATACGCCCCTGCAAGATCAGGGTCCCATCGTGGAGATTGATCTTGGCACGTAAATCAAGAAAGCGTTGACGAGGTAATGATTTGGTGAGAATATCAGCAAGTTGATGCACAGTGGAGAGGTGACGAACTGCAAGGATACCTTTTTGAACAAGGTCTCTAATAAAGTGTATATCAATGGCAATATGCTTCATTTTGGAGTGAAGAACAGGATTGTGACTTAAATGAGTTGCACCCAAATTATCACAAAGCAGCAGCGGTCTGTGAATAAGAGAGATATGCAATTCACGCAGAAGATGAGTGATCCATACAACCTCAGAAGCAGTGGCGGCAAGTGAGCAATATTCAGCCTCAGTGGAAGACCGGGCTATGGCTTTTTGTTTTCGAGATCTCCAAGAAATGGGATTGCAACCTAGAAAGATAATGTAGGAAGTGACAGATGATCGATCGTCAGGGTTCCCGCCCAATCAGAGTCGGAGTAGCCACGTAGACTGTGGGAAGTATTGGCACGAAGAAGAATGCCGTGATGAATGGTTCCTTTGAGATAGCGAAGTAGACGCTTGAGATTGTGCCAATGGCTTGTTGTGGGATGCTGAAGATACTGAGCTAAACGATTGACAGCGAAACTAAGGTCTGGACGTGTAAAAGACAGATACTGGAGACTGCCCACAAGTTGACGGTAGAGAGTGATGTCAGAGAGCTTAGAGCCACTGTGCTGAGACAGATTGAACGAGGATGGAAGAGGAGTATCAACAGGTTTAGAGGCAGCCATAGTCGCACGTTCTAGAAGTTCCCGAATATACTTATGTTGACAGAGAAATAAGGTGTCTTTGGTGCGGATAGCTTCTATACCAAGGAAATAGGAGAGGTCACCTAAGTCTTTAAGTGAAAACTTGGACCCCAAGGCAGCGGTGATCCTGTGTATAAAGGAGAGATCAGAGCCAGTTaatataagatcatcaacatatacaAGAACATAAGCAATTACAGTAGGGGATTTGTAAATAAACAAAGAAGTGTCAGCTCTAGAGTTAATAAACCCAAGGTGAAGAAGAGCAGCGCGAAGGGCGGTgaaccatgcccgaggggcttgCTTGAGCCCATATATAGATTTGTGAAGCAGACACAAGTTTTTAGGATGTTGTTGATCAATGAAGCCAGGGGGCTGTTTCATAAGAACTGTTTCAGTGAGAGAACCATGTAGAAAGGCATTGTTAACGTCGAGTTGCTTTAGCGGCCAGTAATGCATGACAGCCAAGGAGAGAACAAGCCTAATGGTGGTAGGTTTTACTACCGGACTAAATGTTTGTTGGTAGTCTAAGCCAGGCTTTTGAAGATAACCTTGAGCGACAAGACGGGCTTTGTAGCGGTGGATAGTGCCATCAGGATTGCGTTTGATTCGAAAGATCCATTTAGAACCAATGGGTTTGTGAGATGGAGAGGGTGGTACGAGTGTCCAGGTGGAGTGATGGTGAAGAGCATTGAGTTCTTCGACCATGGCTTGATGCCAATGAGGAGACTTAAGGGCTTCATAAACTGTGTGAGGTGCAGGGGAAGCAAGTAGCGGATGTAAAGTAGTGTGATTAAGGGTTTTAGGCTTGTAAATATTGTTCATAGACCTTGTGACCATTTTGTGTGTGCGAGGAGGAGTGTCCGAGGAAAGAGAGGGTGTAAGTGAAGGGAGTTGTGAGGAATCTAATATGTTGGAATTGGGAGATATGGGAGTTGGACACATGTCATGTTGAGGTGAAGGATTGGTGGAATGAGATGGGTGAGACGCAACAGGTAAGTCAAGGGTAGGTGAAATAGAGACGTTAGAAGTAGAAAAAGAGACATTGGGAGGAGTAGGTAAAGGACCTTGCACTGGGTCAGAATTGGTGGCTGTAGGGATGGGCTGGTCAAAAGTAGGATAAGACAATCCAGGAAAAAGATGTTCTCTAAAAAGCACATGTCTAGAAAGATAGAGTTTGTCAGTACTAGGGTCATAACATTTAAAGGAACTTTGGGAGGTTGTGTATCCGAGAAAGATGCAAGGGGAGGATTTGGGATCAAGTTTACTATTGGTATAAGGTTTTAACCAAGGATAGCATAGGCAACCAAAAGGCCTAAGTTTTAAATAGTTAGGTGGGGTTTGAAAAAGTAACTGAAAAGGAGAGTATGGTTTGGTAGTAGTTAAAGGAAGACGGTTTAAGAGATACACAGCTGTCTCAAAGGCAAAAGACCAAAATTGGGGAGGAAGGTGGGCATGTGCAAGTAAGGTCTTCCCAGTCTCCACAATATGTCGGTGCTTCCTCTCTGCCAGGCTTACATGTTGCGGAGTATAGGGTGGTGATTGTTTCCAGGAGATGCCTAGCTGGTTCAAAGTTGTTTGAAGTTTGACGTATTCTCCTCCATTGCCTGTATATAATGTTTtgatctttgcatcaaattgtcTTTCAACTAGTCTTTGGAACTGTAAAAATATATTCAGAACATCAGACTTATGGAACAAAGGATAGAACCAGGTGTAACGTGTAAAGTGGTCTATAAATATCACATAATATTTGTGTCCTAATATGGATGTTGGAGAACTAGGCCCCCATACATCTGAATATATAACTTGTAGTGGATGAGTGGTATGAACTGAAGACATACCAAATGGAAATTTGTGAACTTTATTAATGTCACAAGAGTTGCATAAAGCAGGAGTAGAAGTAGAAACAAGAGGACATAAGTTTGCAGATTTTAACAAATAAGATAGTAGTACTGAGTTGGGATGGCCCAATCGTTGATGCCAAGTATCAAGACTGGACTTGTGAGCCACCATGGCTGACTTGTGCTGCACTGAACCAAACTGATAGGTGCCCTCAACGCATGGACCCCGAGCCAGAACATTTCCCGATTTCAAATCCTTAATGACAAAACAGTTAGGATGAAATTCAATTAACACATTGTTAGTTTTAGTAAACTGACGAACAGAGAGCAGATTACGTTGAATATGAGGAACACATAATGTATTTTCAAGAGTGAATGTCTTGGTGGGTGTGTGTAAGTGACAAGTGCC belongs to Tripterygium wilfordii isolate XIE 37 chromosome 2, ASM1340144v1, whole genome shotgun sequence and includes:
- the LOC120016928 gene encoding uncharacterized protein LOC120016928, producing the protein MSKQPTPSPCPLYKQRSWTPDTEREEAWLRRKGNRPITPVSRSKSLTDEDLQELKGCIELGFGFGHDSPDLDPRLSDALPALSLYCAVNKQYNNVLNLTRSSSLSSTSSDGSIIDPDDDPEMVKTRLRQWAQAVACSVKQFSGEPS